From Chryseobacterium camelliae:
TTTAACTGTAATCTTAGTTCCTGTTATAATAATTTCACTACTGCCTACTTTAAGGGTTATTTTTTTAACTCCGGTTAAATCAATTACTCCATTATTATCCATTTTAAACACACTGTTCTCACCTCCTACTGAAACCTTATGTGTATTTCCCACATCTGCAATATGATCACAACCTACTTCGAGCTTTTTATTATTACCTACTTTATCAGTTTTATTATTACCTATGGTTTTAGTGCTGTCATTATTAGCATTATAAATAACGTTTCCTGCACCATCAAACTTCATGTGCGCACCGCCCTGATCTGTTAAGAATACTGACCCTTCGCCATCATTCAGCTCCAGTTTATTTCCGCTGCGGGTGCTGAGGCTTTTGATGTTGTTTCCGGTACCGCCGCCAGCGCCGACCTGCCCATGGAACATTCCTCCCATCACAAAAGGACGGTCCGGATGCTGATGGACGAAATTGACGATAACCTGGTCCCCGACTTCAGGAATGGCCATAAAACCCCGGTTTTTGCTCACTTTTTCACTGCTTCCCCCATCAGGAGTCATTACCCTGATAAATTCTGTGGCCGAAGATCCATTCTGCCAGTCAAACTGTACCTGCACACGGCCCTGATTTAAGGGATCCGTATTGGAAATAACTTTTGCAAACTGTGGCTCAGCTCTGGGCACCTCGAATTCCGGGCGGGGAATGTATCCGGTATCTGACGCTATGGCTTCAAAAGTTCCGGTGTAATATCCTCGGGAATCCACTTCATGCTCTGTGGCAATAATCATGAGTTTGGTAAAATAAGCTGTTTCATTGCTACCTGTTTTACGCATTTCTACATCGGCAATGCATCCCGGATACAGGAAAGGCACCGTAGTACTCCCTGTGGTTACAAATACATCTGAAGCTTTGCTCCCGGCAGTCCCTTTCTGGGAAGCATCAATATCCATAAAGGATACAGCTTTTATCGGAGCCACCCTCAGGGATGGCGTGGTAAATATCTTTTCGGAAATTTCGTATGCTCGTTTGGCAATATCTGAAGTATGATTGATTTTTGAACTTCCGGTAGTCAGCTTCTCATTTTTGCTGCTGTTGTAGCCGTAAAATGTAGGGTTTACGTGCTGTGCCTTCATTTTTATTTTGATGTCGGCCACACTGCTTCCATATACCAGCTTAACGGGCTTTTCCTGCGGAGGCAACTTCCCGAAATGAAGCACTTCACCGTCATAGTAAAACTGTTCCCCGTATGCTTCTGCAATTCTTGCTAAATAGTTATAGTGCGTTTCTTCATATTGGGAGCTGTAGGGCACATTTCCATGCTGTGCATCTACCCGGTAATCGAATTTACTCTGTCCAAGTCCTTCTTTGATGACCTGGTCTGCAATGCTGTTCAGGCTGACTTCATGTTTCCCTCCAAAACTCTGGATGTGGGGTGCTGCATCCAGAAGAACCGTAGGACTGAATCCACTGAGAACGATATTTCCCAGGCTGCCTTTTTCCTGACTGAAACCCACTTCGGTAATTACACCTACAAAACTTCTTTCAGGACTGCTTTCAAGGTCTTTATACCTAAAGATAACGGTGATCCTTTTGCCTAAAAAATTCTGAGCTTCTTCCAGATTATGGTTTTCAGGCTTACCAAGGCTGTCATAAGCAAGCATCAGATCAAATTCATGATGTTTTACAGCACTCTGCCTGAGTTTGAAGTGTTTAAAATGACTGATTATTTTACCTTCAATAACAATTTCCAGCCTGACTACACGGTTGATTCCCAATATCTGGCTTTCTGCGATGGCAACGGCATTATGAATTTTGGAGGTGGGCTGCTGAGACCAGATCCTGTCTTCTGTCAGTATAGGATCTGTCATCTTTGAAGCCTCATTCATAAACATTCCCGGATCATTCTGGGCAGCTGCATCCGGATAGCCATTATGAGATGATGGTGACGAAACTGGTTCCTGAAACTTCTCTGAATGTAATTGATCAGCTTTTTGCACTGGCTTTAAAACAGGATTTTCCGGTACCTGATCCGGTCCGGAATTTATTTTTGGTTCATCATTCTTAATCATAATTTTTCGTTTTGAGTAATTAGACAGTATATGGTTTCCATGTCACTGTTTATGAATTCTTCAAATAAAAAATACAATATATAACGCTGGTATGTTCAGGCCGTTATGGAATAAACAGGACAGAACAGATCATTTTTACATGTTTACTGTTCTGCCTGCTGTGTTTAATTTAGTAAGATGATTAATTGATTGTTTAGTTGGGTCCTGATCCTGGCCATACTCCATTGTAATCAGAATTTCCATATGTGATTTTCTCTGCGCTTACTACGAAGCTAATCAGCATATTGTTGGTATCAATAGCGTCGAAGTCCACTTCGTGCTGGATCACATATCCGTTTTCCCAGTTCAGGGTGATCAGGGTGCCTTCTTCATGGGATTTGTTGAATGTGATTTCCCCGGAAGTAGGTTTGTATTTTCCGTTCAGCAAGCTTTCCAGAATATCTGACTGCTCTGTAGCCTCTACGGATAATTTAATGATTGCATTGGAAGGATCTGATGCTACTCGTCCGGATACATCCGTTGATCTGGAAACACTGTAGTTCAGTTTTAATAATTTCTGCCCTTCTCCTCCGTTGAATTTTAAGATTCCTCTTGAATTGCTTGCCATGAGTTGTAAATTTTAATCGTTAATATTTTGTGACTTGGTGTCTGATTGTGTTAACAAATATAGAGGTCCTGTTCCTACGACAAAAGTTTTTTATGCTTAATTTCATTTATTGTAGTAATACTACGATTGGATGTCGTAATTCTACTACTATTGAAAATGCAGTCAATAAAAAACTGATTATCATCCATTTGAATTATTCAGAACGGTAATTTATTACAAAATATCCTCTTTCCGGAGAAATATCTGTGTCTGAAAGAAACGGATTTAATTATACATATGAATCTAAAAAAAATATACCCGGCATTATTGGGGCCGGTTATGTTTAGTGTTGTATTATTGCGGTTAACGGTAGGATTCCTTAAAAGTAAAATCGCTTTGGTAAATCCTTGTACTGTCTGTCTGAACAGGCTGCTGATTAATCATTACCTGAAAACTGCTGTTATCCGGTGCTATCCTGATATCCATTTTAAAATCTTTACCTGCTTTGCTGAACTGTTCGTTTACCTTCTCCCAACTGAAAAAAGCACGTCCTTCAAATGCCTGCCCTTTTCCGGTTTCCCAGAAAAAAGCAATTTCTTTTGGAACAGCCCGCTCTTTAAGTGCAGGCTTTGTTACCCAGGGACGAAGCATAATTTCTTTTTCCCCATTATAGTATTCGGACTGCAACCTGAAAACTCTTAGCCCTTTATTTTCCGAACTGATGTAAGGGGCCCACGAATATTTTTTCTGATAGTTTTTCCATTCTGCCGGTGAGGCATCAGGAATAAACATTTTTGCTTTGATTTCCTGCCTGGTCTGAGATATTTTAGAAAACATCAGGTCTGCATATTTCCGGTCATCCTTTACCACCTCAGCCTGAAACTCTCCTAACTGTATTTCAACATACCCGAAACGGAACCACACCACAACCATTCCTTTCGGAGCAAAACCGAAAACGAGGGTCCCGAATTTATAATAAGACATTCCGAACTTGTTGTATTGTTCATTATAATCAGGCTCATCTCTTATGTTGATAAATTCCTTTAAAGGCTTATCAGAGGATTTTGATTCGTCATTGGCGTAAGCTCTCTGAACAAGATCCTGAATCTTCTCTTCAGGAAAATCTGCCTTAAGATGATAGAACGTATCCTCATAATTAGAGAAATAAACGATATCAGCCCCAATCGGTGTTCCGCCCTGCTCGGTAAATCCTTTCCCGGAATCGCCCCATGTTCCCGATGAGCTGCCATACGGCAAATGGGCAGGAATACCCTCCAGCGTAATGATCTCATCTTGCACCGGAGTCACCAGATAATTATTCCATGGATGCGAAATCTGCACGTTATAACTCGGCAAAGGCATATCTTTCTTATTCATATCCTGACAGTTAATGAGCTGGAGCATACCCAGCAAAAAAATAAAAATTTTATATTTATCCATTGAGTATATATCTTTTGCGTTCTGCCAGAGGCCGTGCTCCGGATATCCTCGGGCCCATTCCAATGGCATCCAGATTGGCAGACCAATGGAGATAATGGTTCCTGAGTTTTTTCAGATCCTGAACGTCAATGTTTGAATTGAGGTAAGAATACCGCCCGGATTCAGCAATGTACTGCCCTGCTGAAGGATTTTTATTAGCGTTGTAATCACTGACATATCGGTTTCTCAGGTTATTACACTCAACAATATATCCACTGGTTAGTTTGTTGCTTATTCCTTGTATAAAAGGATCATTGATTTTCTGACGGGATACAAGATTTTCGTCATACTGAACATCAAAATTCTTGGAATAATGGAACATATGATGAAGCGAAACTTTCCCGTACTCATTGGATACATTTCGTTTCCCCCAAAGTTTATACTTGATGATGGTGGCCTTGCCAGGAACAATACCGGATTCGACGGATATTTCGGAAGGTTGAAACCAGCCCTCCTCAATCAGAATATCCCTGAAACGGTCACATTCCGTCCTGTTGTTAATTTCTTCGTACAACAAAACCTTTTCTTCTGCATTATCCACATAACCGCCGCCAATATCTGAATGCACGCCGGGTAAAGTGAGCTGCAAGCCCCTGATCCCGGCACTATCTATATTCGTGAGGCTGAAATTATCCCTGTATTCTTCCGCTGAAGCCAGCTGCAGGACAAAAGAAGCATTCCTTACGGCATTCAACCCCAATTGCTTAGAGTCATCATCCACAATGCTGAAACCGAATATTGAAGTTCCTTTATGGTTGACCCCATAAGAAGCTACCGTATCGTATAATCCGACGAAATTAAATCTGATATTTTTAATTTTCAGGTTTTTACTGAGCAGGCAGGCCCCGAAATACCCATATTTAAGCAGCGGCGAATCTGGTTCATTGATGATCAGATATTGCGAAGGCATGGGCTCTGCATCTGATTTCTCGTAATAGGTAGGCGGGTATACTATAATCTGCTTATCTGTGAGGGCTTCAGATTTTGCCGTACTGCTCGCGATATGCAGAAAATTACGTGCTGCTGCTGCTCCCCTGCTGAAGCCGTATACATTAACCGTAAGGACATCAATCGTTTTTCCTGAAAATTTTAGCTGAATGGCCTCCGCTCCCTTTACACAACCTTTGGTGGCTTTTGCTTTCACGCCCCTTTCATACATACCCATCCCTGCACCACGGATCGGATATCCGAATGTATCGCCATCAGACTTCATATCTACCGTTCCGATTCCTTCAATATAATAAGATACCTGGTTCTGTGCGTTGGGATCAATTGCATCATAACCTTTGGCCACATTGCTGAAATCATTGGCATAACTTCCTTCGGGAGCAGCCTGACGGCTTCCTGCCTGGGTATTGGTTTTATTATTAAGGGTTCCGTCAAAAAACAGGTTCAGACTGACATCTATAGTGTTCACAGGCTTATCCGCTGGGTTAATCCGCTGGGCTTTATTATAGCTGACCCCTGATTCCGTCCCTTTCTGTTCCACAGTTTCAGCACTGTTATGACTAATGCCTTCTTTAGCGTACGTACGGTAATCGCCTCCTGTCTGTGTGGTGACTTTACCTTCTACAATATACTCGATGCTCATAACTAGTGATTTTTAGATTTCTCTCCACTGTTATTCTGAACTTCCTTTTCTGCATGGTGCTCCACTTTTCCCTGGCTGCTTACTTCCACCCCCTTCATGCTGGTCACTTTATGTTCTTTTTCGCCATAAACTTCCATGTCCCCTTTCACATAGTGACTCATCTTACCTACAACATTGGTCATAAAATCAGCACCGGTGGAGAGGTATTTCATAGAGCCTACACTCTCGGTATAATTAACCATGATGGTATCTGATTTATTCATCCCGACATTGGTAATCATATTCATCCCGACGTTGATGTTCATGTTTTTACAGTTGAACGTCATGGTTTCGGGTGCGGTAATCGTAATATTGCTTCCCGTAGTATCCAGCTGGATCTCGTTACCCGATTTATCTGTAATAATGATGCTTTCATCTTCCGTGAACACGATCCTGTGCCCGCTTCTGGTCTGGATGGATTTCACGCGGTTATCGGCACCGCCCCCCAATCCTACGCCGCCGTGGAACATTCCGCCCATCACAAATGGCCGGTCCGGGTGGCTGTGGACAAAGTTTACCATCACCTGGTCTCCTACTTCCGGAATGGCTACATATCCCCTGTTCTGGGTAATCTGATCTGTTCCGCCCGCATCAGGGCTCATCATTCTGATGAAGTGGGTAGTATCATTGGTCTGCCAGTCAAATCGTACCTGAACCCTGCCCTGTCCTTCCGGATCTGCATTGGAAATAACGGTGGCAATCTGCGGTTCGGCTTTAGGAACTGTATAATCGGGTTTCGGTAAGAATCCTGTATCTGAAGCAATGCTTTCGAAGCTGCCTTTATAATGACCGATCGTATCTATTTCATGAGACACTTCTGTAACCATTACCCTTGTAAAGTAGGATGTCTCATTGGAATCAGGCTTCCTCATCTGCACATCCACGACACATCCCGGGTGCAGGAAAGGCACGGTGGTATTGCCCGAGATTGAAAATACATTCACGGCTTCACTTCCTGCCGCACTTCGCTGGGAATGTTCCACATCCACATGGGTAGACGCTTTAATAGGAGCCACTTTCAGCGCAGGTGTTTTATAAATCCTGCTGTTATTCTGATAGGCGGTTTTGGCCAGATCACTTACATGCTGTACAGGCGTCTCGCCCGAGGTAAGCTTTTCATTCCTGCTGCTGTTATATCCGTAAAACTTAGGTTTGGTATGAACCGCCTTCAGCTCAACTTTGACGTCACTGGCACTACTGCCATAAGTAAGTTTGATAGGTTTATTCTGAGAAGGAAGTTTCCCGAAATGAAGCACTTCACCGTCATAGTAAAACTGCTCACCATAGGCTTCCGCCATTCTTGCCAGATAATTGTAGTGCGTTTCGTCATACTGGCTGCTATAGATAATCTGTGAATAGTCATTAGCATCAATGCTTACATCAAACCGTTCCATATCAATCCCCTGCTTGATTACTTCATTGGCAATAATGCTCATATTGACCGGCTGTGCCCCTCCAAAGCTCTGAATATGGGGAGCACCGTCCAGTAAAATGGTCGGGCTGTAACCTGAAAGCACAATATTGCCCAGGCTCATGTTTTCCTGGCTGTAGGCCACTCCGGTAATCACGCCAACGAACGTTCTTTCAGGGCTGTTTTCAATGTCTTTATAGGAAATGACTGCTGTAAGTCGCTTTCCAAGGAATTTATTTGCTTCTTCCAGGGTATGTGTCTGGCGGTTTCCCAGCGCATCATATGCTAGTGTAAGGGTAAATTCATGGTGCCTCCTGGTGCTTTGCTTCAGTCTGAAATGCTTGTAATATCTGATGACCTGTCCCTCAACCACTAAGGAGAGCTTTACCAGCCTGTTGATTCCGTTGTGATGGTTTTCCGAAATGCCGTCAGCATTCTGTGACGGACGGAAAGAAGGATTTTTTACTGTATCTTGTGATTCTGTTTTCATATGAAGTAGTGTTTGGATCGGTTGATGTGATTATTGGGATACCGGACTGCTTTCCTTTATAGACCTGGAAAGGATCTTGTTTTTTCTCATCAGGAAATCAGGCATGAGATCCATAGGCAGGTAAAAGGAGCTTTCTCCTTTACGCTGAAGGGTTTCGTTGATTCCCGGATTCCAGGCGAGCAGCTGGTCTACATTAACGTGCAGTTCATCTGCAATGACTTTCAGGTTAAATCCTGCATTGATATCTGTTTCCGCAAGTTCTGGACGGCTGATTTTACTTCCGCCGTTCACGAGAAATACGGTATTCATTCTAGAAGAATTGTAATTTGCCAGCACACTCTGCAGCTCACCGGTCGCATAGCATGCATTAAGATATTTATTGACGTGATTAATGGTTTCAGCAGGAAGGTATTTATAGAAAATATGGTATTGTGATGACCCCGCTGCCTGCATAGCTTTGGAAATATTGCCTTCACCACAGTTGTATGCCGCAACCACCGTTACCCAGTTATTGTATTTTTTGTACAGATTGGATAGGGAGACAACCGCTGTTTTCGTGCTTTTATACAAATCATTCCGGTTCTGTTCCGAGAGTCCATATTGGTTGGCGTGAGAGGTCATAAACTGCCATACGCCAACTGCACCGGCTCCGGAAATAACATTCGTATTGAAACTGGATTCAATGAGCGCCAGATTTCTCAGGTGACGCGGAAGGCCTTTTTGAACAAGAGAATACTCTATAAATTTCACGATATCCTTGTTGGCATTGATGATGGTCTTGTAACGCCGCACGCTGTTCTCTGACGTATCTGTAGCAGAAAGGAACTGCCCAAAGACAGACCCTGAGCCTATCCAAAGCAGCATGATTGTGAAAACTACTCTTAAACTGTTCATTGTAAGCTATTTAACGAATTAAAATGATCATTTTTTAGAAGCTTTGCATTTCCGATGTACGCTTCTTCGGTAATCTTACGCTTCTTCTACTTTCCAGCTTAACTTGTCTTCTTCGTTATCCCAGTCTGCAAAGATGGTCTGCCCGGATTTCACTTCTTCCCTTACGATCATCTTTGATATCGGCCTGGCAAGCTGTGCCCTGATCACTCCGGAGATCTGCCGTGCACCGTATTTGCTGCTAAAGCCTCCCAGTGCAAGGTTTTTCACCGCTTCATCAGAAATTTTCAAGGTAATACCCAGGCGGTTTAATGAGTTATGCAGAGACTTCAGCTGGATATTGAAAATCCTTTCCGCAATGGATTCCGTGATCGGCGCAAACGGAATGATCTCTGTAATCCTCGCCAGAAACTCAGGCCTGAATTTACCGGAACCTGACATAATCTGCATCAGTGCTGAAGATTCCGGAATTTTGCCTTCCTCAAACTGACGTACAATTTCCTCACTCCCGATATTGGATGTAAACAGGATCAGCGCATTGCTGAAATCCCCCTCCTTACCGAGCTTATCATGTACTTTTCCTTCATCCATGATCTGTAAAAACACATCAAAAACAGAATGGTGTGCTTTTTCAATTTCGTCAAACAGCACTACCGTATAAGGCTGCTGCCTTATTTTATTGACCAGCATTCCTCCTTCCTCATATCCTACATATCCCGGAGGCGCCCCGTAAAGCAATGCTGCTGAATGTTCTTCTTTAAATTCAGACATATCAAAACGGATCATCGCTTTCTCATCATTGAAAAGCAGTTCTGCCATCGACTTTGCCAGCTCTGTTTTTCCGGTTCCCGTAGGTCCGAGAAGAAAAAATGAACCAATGGGCTGTCCGGGTTTATTGAGGCCGCTCCGGTTTTCAACTATCGCATCGGAAAGGATTTTCAGGGCATGATCCTGGCCCACGACTCTTTTCAGGAGCATGGACTCCATATTGAGGAGCTTTTCCTTTTCCTGGGCCTGTATTTTTCCGATCGGGATATTGGTTTTGGCCGCCATAACGGCAGCCAGTTCCAGCCGGTCTACTTTTTCTCTCTTTTTTGAAGCATGCTGAATGAGCTCTTCGTATGTGCTGTCAATAATTTTCCTGATCTGATCCACCGGCATTGAATTGTCCAGTGCAGGCTGTTCACTTAAAGATCCCCAAAGGATCGGGCTGATCTTGTCTCTCAACAGGTTGTACGTCCAGATCAGTTCATCTGCCTGATCCTTCTCATCGGGATACGTTTCCAGAAGAAGACTGTCATAATGGTTCTTCCAGCTGTCCAGTTCTTTTTCAGAAAGCTCGTCAAGCATCATTATGGCTGCCATAGTTCTGTCGAGCAGGTCAATGGCTGCATCCGGAAGCTTTTTACCTTTAGCATATCTTTTTGCCAGGCGAACACATTCTGGAAGGGCTGTTTTTTCCACTTCTATTCCGTGGTGCTTTTTATATCCGTCCAGCAGAACGTCAATCATCTTAACACAGGTTTTTTCATCCGGTTCATGAACGGTAAGGACTTCAAAACGCCTGTTAAATGCCTGTTCCGGCTCAATGATTTTCCTGTATTCTTCCTGGGTGGTGGCTCCGATAACGGTGATCTCACCTCTTGCCAGTTCAGGCTTCAGAAGGTTGGCTACATTGCCTATGCTGCCTTTAGGATCCAGAAGCGTATGGATCTCATCGATGAAAAGGATGGCCTTTTCTATTTTTTTACATTCATTAATGATTTTTTTCAGGCGGTCTTCAATTTCGCCCTTATAGGAGGTGCCTGCCAGCAATGCACCTGTATCCAGTTCAAGCAGGGTTGCATTCTTGAGCATCTCCGGAACATTACCTTTATTGATTTCTATCGCAAACCCTTCCACCAATGCCGTTTTCCCCACTCCGGGTTCCCCGATGATGATGACATTAGGCTTTGTTCTGCGGCAAAGGATTTCCACAAGCATTCTCAATTCCTTATCGCGTCCGATGATGTTTTCCAGTTCTCCTCTTTTAGCCTGAGCTGTCCTGTCTACACAATAATTTTTAATGGAAGGAAAAGATGCTTCGGAAAAATCTGAACCGTTAGAGAAAATAGAAGAAAATTCACCGTTTTCTCCGGCAGCGAAAGGTGTATCTTTCCGGTACAGGTTGAATATTTCATGTTCCCGCAGCGGAAGTGATTTGAGCTGCTGAAGGGTAAAAGCCACCTGAGGCTTTACAATGGCCGTAAGGATACATACGGGTGTGATTTCATCCAGACCCAGTTTCAGGCGGATATCGTCTGCTTCTTCCACGATATGGTCAACCGTCTCATCCTGGCCAGCTTCATCGGGAAGATGTGTAGTTTTAGGATAGTCTTCAATACGCACATCCGCCCATTCGTAAAAATAGCCCGGATCCTTATCTATGCTTTTTAAAAACTCATTTAAACCGATATCCTTGTGCATCAAAGCCTGAAGGATATGCGGAGCGCCGTACGTGGCATTATAATTTTCTCTGGCAATAGACTGCGCAATATGAAAAAGCTGTTTTACCGTTTCGTTGGTGACCAGTACTCCCATGTTGTATTTTTTTCAATTAATGTTATATGATGTGGTGATGGTTTAGAATTATTTTAATGTTTGCAGCAGCATAAAACTTAATCATTTAAAAAATTAATTCTTTTACTAAGATATTAGTTTTTTTCAAAACATAAAAATTTATGTCTTAGGGATATGACGTAACATTAAGATGCTG
This genomic window contains:
- the tssD gene encoding type VI secretion system tube protein TssD, with protein sequence MASNSRGILKFNGGEGQKLLKLNYSVSRSTDVSGRVASDPSNAIIKLSVEATEQSDILESLLNGKYKPTSGEITFNKSHEEGTLITLNWENGYVIQHEVDFDAIDTNNMLISFVVSAEKITYGNSDYNGVWPGSGPN
- a CDS encoding T6SS phospholipase effector Tle1-like catalytic domain-containing protein, whose protein sequence is MSIEYIVEGKVTTQTGGDYRTYAKEGISHNSAETVEQKGTESGVSYNKAQRINPADKPVNTIDVSLNLFFDGTLNNKTNTQAGSRQAAPEGSYANDFSNVAKGYDAIDPNAQNQVSYYIEGIGTVDMKSDGDTFGYPIRGAGMGMYERGVKAKATKGCVKGAEAIQLKFSGKTIDVLTVNVYGFSRGAAAARNFLHIASSTAKSEALTDKQIIVYPPTYYEKSDAEPMPSQYLIINEPDSPLLKYGYFGACLLSKNLKIKNIRFNFVGLYDTVASYGVNHKGTSIFGFSIVDDDSKQLGLNAVRNASFVLQLASAEEYRDNFSLTNIDSAGIRGLQLTLPGVHSDIGGGYVDNAEEKVLLYEEINNRTECDRFRDILIEEGWFQPSEISVESGIVPGKATIIKYKLWGKRNVSNEYGKVSLHHMFHYSKNFDVQYDENLVSRQKINDPFIQGISNKLTSGYIVECNNLRNRYVSDYNANKNPSAGQYIAESGRYSYLNSNIDVQDLKKLRNHYLHWSANLDAIGMGPRISGARPLAERKRYILNG
- a CDS encoding ATP-dependent Clp protease ATP-binding subunit, which produces MGVLVTNETVKQLFHIAQSIARENYNATYGAPHILQALMHKDIGLNEFLKSIDKDPGYFYEWADVRIEDYPKTTHLPDEAGQDETVDHIVEEADDIRLKLGLDEITPVCILTAIVKPQVAFTLQQLKSLPLREHEIFNLYRKDTPFAAGENGEFSSIFSNGSDFSEASFPSIKNYCVDRTAQAKRGELENIIGRDKELRMLVEILCRRTKPNVIIIGEPGVGKTALVEGFAIEINKGNVPEMLKNATLLELDTGALLAGTSYKGEIEDRLKKIINECKKIEKAILFIDEIHTLLDPKGSIGNVANLLKPELARGEITVIGATTQEEYRKIIEPEQAFNRRFEVLTVHEPDEKTCVKMIDVLLDGYKKHHGIEVEKTALPECVRLAKRYAKGKKLPDAAIDLLDRTMAAIMMLDELSEKELDSWKNHYDSLLLETYPDEKDQADELIWTYNLLRDKISPILWGSLSEQPALDNSMPVDQIRKIIDSTYEELIQHASKKREKVDRLELAAVMAAKTNIPIGKIQAQEKEKLLNMESMLLKRVVGQDHALKILSDAIVENRSGLNKPGQPIGSFFLLGPTGTGKTELAKSMAELLFNDEKAMIRFDMSEFKEEHSAALLYGAPPGYVGYEEGGMLVNKIRQQPYTVVLFDEIEKAHHSVFDVFLQIMDEGKVHDKLGKEGDFSNALILFTSNIGSEEIVRQFEEGKIPESSALMQIMSGSGKFRPEFLARITEIIPFAPITESIAERIFNIQLKSLHNSLNRLGITLKISDEAVKNLALGGFSSKYGARQISGVIRAQLARPISKMIVREEVKSGQTIFADWDNEEDKLSWKVEEA
- a CDS encoding DUF2931 family protein is translated as MNKKDMPLPSYNVQISHPWNNYLVTPVQDEIITLEGIPAHLPYGSSSGTWGDSGKGFTEQGGTPIGADIVYFSNYEDTFYHLKADFPEEKIQDLVQRAYANDESKSSDKPLKEFINIRDEPDYNEQYNKFGMSYYKFGTLVFGFAPKGMVVVWFRFGYVEIQLGEFQAEVVKDDRKYADLMFSKISQTRQEIKAKMFIPDASPAEWKNYQKKYSWAPYISSENKGLRVFRLQSEYYNGEKEIMLRPWVTKPALKERAVPKEIAFFWETGKGQAFEGRAFFSWEKVNEQFSKAGKDFKMDIRIAPDNSSFQVMINQQPVQTDSTRIYQSDFTFKESYR
- a CDS encoding type VI secretion system Vgr family protein — encoded protein: MKTESQDTVKNPSFRPSQNADGISENHHNGINRLVKLSLVVEGQVIRYYKHFRLKQSTRRHHEFTLTLAYDALGNRQTHTLEEANKFLGKRLTAVISYKDIENSPERTFVGVITGVAYSQENMSLGNIVLSGYSPTILLDGAPHIQSFGGAQPVNMSIIANEVIKQGIDMERFDVSIDANDYSQIIYSSQYDETHYNYLARMAEAYGEQFYYDGEVLHFGKLPSQNKPIKLTYGSSASDVKVELKAVHTKPKFYGYNSSRNEKLTSGETPVQHVSDLAKTAYQNNSRIYKTPALKVAPIKASTHVDVEHSQRSAAGSEAVNVFSISGNTTVPFLHPGCVVDVQMRKPDSNETSYFTRVMVTEVSHEIDTIGHYKGSFESIASDTGFLPKPDYTVPKAEPQIATVISNADPEGQGRVQVRFDWQTNDTTHFIRMMSPDAGGTDQITQNRGYVAIPEVGDQVMVNFVHSHPDRPFVMGGMFHGGVGLGGGADNRVKSIQTRSGHRIVFTEDESIIITDKSGNEIQLDTTGSNITITAPETMTFNCKNMNINVGMNMITNVGMNKSDTIMVNYTESVGSMKYLSTGADFMTNVVGKMSHYVKGDMEVYGEKEHKVTSMKGVEVSSQGKVEHHAEKEVQNNSGEKSKNH
- a CDS encoding type VI secretion system Vgr family protein, coding for MNEASKMTDPILTEDRIWSQQPTSKIHNAVAIAESQILGINRVVRLEIVIEGKIISHFKHFKLRQSAVKHHEFDLMLAYDSLGKPENHNLEEAQNFLGKRITVIFRYKDLESSPERSFVGVITEVGFSQEKGSLGNIVLSGFSPTVLLDAAPHIQSFGGKHEVSLNSIADQVIKEGLGQSKFDYRVDAQHGNVPYSSQYEETHYNYLARIAEAYGEQFYYDGEVLHFGKLPPQEKPVKLVYGSSVADIKIKMKAQHVNPTFYGYNSSKNEKLTTGSSKINHTSDIAKRAYEISEKIFTTPSLRVAPIKAVSFMDIDASQKGTAGSKASDVFVTTGSTTVPFLYPGCIADVEMRKTGSNETAYFTKLMIIATEHEVDSRGYYTGTFEAIASDTGYIPRPEFEVPRAEPQFAKVISNTDPLNQGRVQVQFDWQNGSSATEFIRVMTPDGGSSEKVSKNRGFMAIPEVGDQVIVNFVHQHPDRPFVMGGMFHGQVGAGGGTGNNIKSLSTRSGNKLELNDGEGSVFLTDQGGAHMKFDGAGNVIYNANNDSTKTIGNNKTDKVGNNKKLEVGCDHIADVGNTHKVSVGGENSVFKMDNNGVIDLTGVKKITLKVGSSEIIITGTKITVKSTEVEIKGSGSSRALFNDNTTIEGSQIIEN
- a CDS encoding lytic transglycosylase domain-containing protein, with the protein product MNSLRVVFTIMLLWIGSGSVFGQFLSATDTSENSVRRYKTIINANKDIVKFIEYSLVQKGLPRHLRNLALIESSFNTNVISGAGAVGVWQFMTSHANQYGLSEQNRNDLYKSTKTAVVSLSNLYKKYNNWVTVVAAYNCGEGNISKAMQAAGSSQYHIFYKYLPAETINHVNKYLNACYATGELQSVLANYNSSRMNTVFLVNGGSKISRPELAETDINAGFNLKVIADELHVNVDQLLAWNPGINETLQRKGESSFYLPMDLMPDFLMRKNKILSRSIKESSPVSQ